A region of Ochotona princeps isolate mOchPri1 chromosome 2, mOchPri1.hap1, whole genome shotgun sequence DNA encodes the following proteins:
- the AIRIM gene encoding AFG2-interacting ribosome maturation factor, whose protein sequence is MAADRSLLAVREALKKCFPVVREQQGSWQDAVRDCQPLLASLSNLAEQLRAAQSLRLDEVPALRAFPDLQERLRRKQLEAGDAVLEQLGDRLAALLEVRDAVSSHVEQVFEVYERHASTLDLDAVLQPSAATPSVADMLEWLQDIDRHFRTSYLKRKALLSSIRWGDLVSIQALPKAWDRISEGEHEDLVQDTLMKVAFFLEE, encoded by the exons ATGGCTGCGGACCGGTCTCTGCTGGCCGTGCGGGAGGCGCTGAAGAAGTGCTTCCCGGTGGTGCGGGAGCAGCAGGGCTCGTGGCAGGACGCCGTGCGGGACTGCCAGCCCCTCTTGGCCTCGCTCAGCAACCTGGCCGAGCAGCTGCGGGCGGCGCAGAGCCTCCGCTTGGACGAGGTGCCGGCGCTGCGGGCCTTCCCGGACCTGCAGGAGCGGCTGCGGCGCAAGCAGCTGGAGGCCGGAGACGCCGTGCTGGAGCAGCTCGGGGACAGGCT AGCTGCCCTGCTCGAGGTGCGCGACGCGGTCAGCAGCCACGTGGAGCAAGTATTTGAAGTGTACGAGCGGCATGCCAGCACGCTGGACCTCGACGCTGTGCTGCAGCCCTCGGCGGCCACCCCCTCGGTGGCTGACATGTTAGAATGGCTACAGGACATTGACCGACATTTCCGAACCTC GTACCTGAAGAGGAAGGCCCTCCTCTCCTCCATCCGATGGGGAGACTTGGTGAGCATCCAGGCGCTGCCCAAGGCCTGGGACCGGATCTCAGAAGGCGAGCATGAAGACCTCGTTCAGG ATACCCTGATGAAAGTCGCCTTCTTCCTGGAAGAGTGA